A window of Acropora muricata isolate sample 2 chromosome 3, ASM3666990v1, whole genome shotgun sequence contains these coding sequences:
- the LOC136910293 gene encoding alpha-1,3-mannosyl-glycoprotein 2-beta-N-acetylglucosaminyltransferase-like, producing MAHIRLRRKACISGLFVGIMFLVLLRERFRTDFYEVRVSDSGSNANFVGLSTVSKHVEPFKSGEVSQEMTIKIVAAILVIACNRPQVQRCLDSLLRHRPLEEKFPIIVSQDCGHEETARVIGGYGKKVHSIKHPDLSDITLPGASSDLKGYFKLSRHYKWALTQAFDIMQYDTIIIVEDDLEVAPDFFEYFEATESLLEKDPTLWCVSAWNDNGKKENVRGNDLLYRSDFFPGLGWMLKKTLWYELRPKWPASFWDDWMRHPEQRKERACIRPEIPRVATFGKTGVSKGQFFEEHLQYIKLNDKFYPFSKANLTFLIKGQYDPKFIFTVYKSPLVSSEYFDSGRIMPAPAVRVQYETEETFVSLAKQLGIMDDWKAGVPRMAYRGVVSFMFKNTRVYLAPPRNWKGYKFEK from the coding sequence ATGGCACACATAAGGCTCAGACGGAAAGCATGTATATCGGGTTTGTTTGTCGGCATTATGTTTCTCGTTCTTCTACGTGAACGTTTTAGAACTGATTTCTACGAAGTTCGTGTGAGCGATTCAGGATCAAATGCAAACTTTGTAGGATTATCCACAGTTTCGAAGCATGTTGAACCGTTCAAAAGTGGTGAAGTTTCTCAGGAGATGACTATAAAAATCGTTGCTGCTATTCTCGTAATAGCATGTAACAGGCCACAGGTTCAAAGATGTCTTGACAGTTTACTAAGGCATAGACCTTTGGAAGAAAAATTTCCTATTATTGTCAGCCAAGACTGCGGTCACGAGGAAACAGCCCGCGTTATAGGTGGTTATGGGAAAAAGGTTCACTCCATAAAGCATCCTGATTTGTCTGATATTACTTTGCCTGGAGCTAGTTCAGATTTAAAAGGATATTTCAAGCTATCAAGACATTATAAGTGGGCCTTAACACAAGCGTTTGATATCATGCAATATGATACCATAATCATAGTTGAAGATGATCTGGAAGTTGCTCCAGACTTCTTTGAATACTTTGAAGCTACTGAGTCATTACTAGAAAAAGACCCCACCCTTTGGTGTGTGTCAGCATGGAATGATAATGGAAAAAAAGAGAATGTACGCGGAAATGATTTGCTTTATCGCAGCGACTTTTTCCCAGGCCTTGGATGGATGCTAAAAAAAACCTTGTGGTATGAGCTTCGACCCAAGTGGCCTGCTTCATTTTGGGATGACTGGATGCGACATCCCGAGCAGAGAAAGGAACGTGCATGCATACGACCTGAAATTCCTCGAGTAGCTACATTTGGTAAGACAGGTGTGAGCAAGGGGCAGTTCTTTGAAGAGCATCTTCAATACATCAAACTGAATGATAAGTTCTATCCtttttcaaaggcaaatttGACATTTCTCATCAAAGGACAGTATGACCCAAAGTTTATTTTCACAGTTTACAAATCACCTCTTGTTTCCTCTGAATACTTTGATTCTGGGCGAATAATGCCTGCACCAGCTGTGCGGGTACAATATGAAACAGAGGAGACTTTTGTGTCATTGGCAAAGCAACTTGGGATCATGGATGATTGGA
- the LOC136910295 gene encoding proteasome subunit beta type-2-like, whose translation MECLIGIQGPDFVLVASDSASGRSIIRMKDDQDKMFKLSSKLLMLVTGEAGDTVQFAEYIEKNIQLYKMRNGYELTPHAAANFTRRNLADSLRTSSAYQVNMLIAGFDDASGPALYFMDWLASLQKVPFGAHGYGSFFSLSIMDRYYKPDLSRAEARELLQKCIDEVQRRFLVRLPDFFVRIVDKDGIHDVSIPNKS comes from the exons ATGGAGTGTTTGATTGGAATTCAAGGCCCTGACTTCGTCTTGGTAGCTAGTGATTCCGCAAGCGGCAGAAGTATTATCCGTATGAAAGATG ACCAAGataaaatgttcaaactaaGCAGCAAGTTACTGATGTTAGTAACAGGTGAGGCGGGAGACACAGTACAGTTTGCTGAGtacattgaaaaaaatatacagcTATACAAGATGAGAAATG GATACGAACTTACTCCGCATGCTGCTGCTAACTTTACAAGACGCAACTTGGCAGATTCGTTGCGGACCTCT TCCGCTTACCAGGTCAACATGTTGATTGCTGGATTTGATGACGCCAGTGGCCCAGCACTGTATTTCATGGATTGGCTGGCCTCACTTCAAAAG GTGCCATTTGGAGCACATGGTTATGGTTCGTTCTTTTCCTTGAGTATAATGGACAGGTATTACAAACCAG ACTTAAGCCGTGCTGAAGCAAGGGAACTTCTTCAGAAATGTATAGACGAG GTCCAAAGAAGATTCCTGGTTCGACTTCCGGACTTCTTCGTCCGAATAGTTGATAAAGATGGGATTCATGATGTTTCCATTCCAAACAAGAGTTGA